A window of the Pseudodesulfovibrio sp. JC047 genome harbors these coding sequences:
- the rpmD gene encoding 50S ribosomal protein L30, with the protein MIKVKQIKSKIGCKPDQVRTLEALGLRRISQVKEHEDTPVIRGMIYKVRHLVEVVE; encoded by the coding sequence GTGATTAAAGTAAAACAGATCAAAAGCAAGATCGGCTGCAAGCCTGACCAGGTGAGAACCCTGGAAGCATTGGGCTTGCGTCGCATCAGCCAGGTCAAAGAGCACGAAGACACTCCGGTTATTCGTGGCATGATCTATAAGGTTAGACACCTGGTGGAGGTAGTGGAATAA
- the rpsE gene encoding 30S ribosomal protein S5, with protein MEQNDSGLIEKIVYLNRVAKVVKGGRRFSFSCLVVVGDGEGGVGYGLGKANEVPEAIRKASERAKKNMINVPLLDGTLPYEVLGRYGAGRVMLKPASRGTGIIAGGPVRAIMEAIGVHDILTKAIGTNNPHNVLRATMAGLESLRSAEEMSALRGVPVSTPRK; from the coding sequence AGTGGATTGATTGAAAAGATCGTCTACCTCAATCGCGTCGCCAAAGTTGTCAAGGGTGGCCGCCGTTTCAGCTTCAGCTGCCTGGTGGTCGTCGGAGACGGTGAAGGTGGAGTCGGTTATGGTTTGGGTAAGGCTAATGAAGTCCCCGAAGCCATCCGCAAGGCGTCTGAACGAGCGAAGAAGAACATGATCAATGTTCCTTTGCTCGACGGCACTCTTCCGTATGAGGTTCTTGGACGGTATGGCGCAGGCCGCGTTATGTTGAAGCCTGCAAGTCGTGGTACCGGTATTATTGCTGGTGGTCCTGTTCGTGCAATCATGGAAGCCATTGGCGTTCATGATATCCTGACTAAGGCTATTGGAACAAATAATCCGCACAACGTGCTGCGTGCCACCATGGCTGGTCTGGAGTCCCTGCGGAGTGCCGAGGAAATGTCCGCCCTGCGCGGTGTCCCGGTATCTACGCCGAGAAAGTAA